Proteins co-encoded in one Christiangramia fulva genomic window:
- a CDS encoding TolC family protein, which yields MKKIICFIMLFSSGQVIFAQENSLEYFLKAAEKNNPALLQNKNLLEIGQYDNQFINAQNNSVNIDVTSEVMVAPYFNNYGNFIDITTKPSPDAYGYAEPITNGALYSAQLNITKDIFNRASVQNLLFQNKLKNGALFLSAEEIKHQLHKNITNAYIQVYHLQLKEEITKDLISDLENRLKVVEILVKKAVLMQSDYLLLQLEIENKKLELQQLQNNLNSSLLSLYNAVGIKITEIKQLAAPEITLTPEAKTYLGKIPIPGEVAGYQKDSLDYIKTEFPDFIAPTDTSYFYQRKFKNDSLQLVAEQNVFENKYRPQFRAYGNTGINAVEAPRIPHNVGFSAGLKLIVPIYDGGQKKIKRLQNELKLENLEYQKKNDQIKKQNTLQSLEKQMASMKTGLQLINNQLKKQEHILEVYKGKMVQGQVSIIDYLKVVQNYKLDLETKLQMKINLWLLENEYNATNW from the coding sequence TTGAAGAAAATCATTTGCTTTATAATGCTTTTTTCCTCAGGGCAGGTCATTTTTGCCCAGGAAAATTCTCTTGAGTATTTCCTCAAAGCTGCCGAAAAGAACAATCCTGCCCTTTTACAAAACAAGAATCTTCTGGAAATTGGGCAGTATGATAACCAGTTTATTAATGCTCAGAATAATTCAGTAAATATCGATGTTACATCAGAAGTAATGGTGGCACCCTATTTCAATAATTATGGAAACTTTATTGACATTACCACCAAACCTTCTCCCGATGCTTATGGGTATGCTGAGCCGATTACCAATGGAGCCCTTTATTCTGCTCAACTGAATATTACCAAAGACATCTTCAACAGGGCCAGTGTCCAGAACTTGCTTTTCCAGAATAAATTAAAAAATGGCGCATTATTTCTTTCCGCAGAAGAAATAAAACATCAATTACATAAAAATATAACTAACGCCTATATCCAGGTCTATCATCTCCAGCTAAAGGAGGAAATTACGAAAGACCTTATTTCAGATCTTGAAAATCGGCTAAAAGTGGTTGAAATCCTTGTAAAAAAGGCTGTTTTAATGCAAAGTGATTATCTACTGCTCCAACTGGAGATCGAAAATAAAAAACTCGAACTTCAGCAGTTGCAGAATAATCTGAATTCCAGTTTACTGTCTTTGTATAATGCAGTGGGGATTAAAATCACTGAAATTAAACAACTGGCTGCACCAGAAATTACTTTAACTCCCGAAGCAAAGACGTATTTGGGAAAAATTCCGATTCCTGGCGAAGTGGCTGGTTATCAAAAGGACAGCCTTGATTATATAAAAACTGAATTTCCCGATTTTATAGCTCCGACTGATACCAGCTATTTTTACCAGCGCAAGTTCAAGAATGACAGTTTGCAGCTGGTTGCCGAGCAGAACGTTTTTGAAAATAAATACCGGCCCCAATTTCGGGCTTATGGAAATACCGGGATAAATGCGGTTGAAGCCCCTCGCATTCCACATAATGTGGGTTTTAGTGCAGGTTTAAAATTGATTGTTCCCATTTATGATGGTGGACAAAAGAAAATTAAGCGGCTTCAGAATGAGCTGAAGCTGGAAAATCTAGAATATCAGAAAAAAAACGATCAGATAAAAAAACAGAATACACTGCAAAGCCTTGAGAAACAAATGGCATCAATGAAAACCGGACTTCAGCTTATCAACAATCAGCTCAAAAAACAAGAACATATTCTCGAGGTCTATAAGGGAAAAATGGTACAGGGGCAGGTATCTATTATCGATTACCTCAAAGTGGTTCAGAATTATAAGCTGGACCTGGAAACCAAACTCCAGATGAAGATCAACCT